A stretch of the Lactuca sativa cultivar Salinas chromosome 9, Lsat_Salinas_v11, whole genome shotgun sequence genome encodes the following:
- the LOC111882719 gene encoding LOW QUALITY PROTEIN: putative wall-associated receptor kinase-like 16 (The sequence of the model RefSeq protein was modified relative to this genomic sequence to represent the inferred CDS: inserted 2 bases in 1 codon), protein MLLLFIHVLLALLSENNFVGASLRGIAKPNCPTDCGNLTVPYPFGMGKGCALDESFELICNSTFNPPKLFIRSGNIQIYNISDSEISIFNSVAYSCYNESGSSDIVNSTTSFEETSPFTFSSINKFTVIGCDNYAWIRGLHLHGSDYMTGCMGICTNVSNVLKNGKCSGVGCCQTPIQKGLKGVNITIGSFDNHMNVWPFNPCGFAFLADENHFRFGGARDLSGASKLYLDSHVHILVDWVIGRGKRNCSQATECKANSFCTDDEELGGYRCSCNKGYQGNPYLLNGCQDINECEDNSTYPCYGRCSNSPGNYSCTCLQGYEGEAKEKYGCRPVAKKSKFPVVVFSIGILHTILVGVMLTLAGITVIFFSIKKRKLMKLREKYFEQNGGVLLKQKLNSQEAAYTVTVYSMEQLRKATDNYSNERIVGRGGFGIVYKGIMPDKRVVAVKKSLSVGETEKEQFINEILVITQIIHGNVVKLLGCCFEEEVPVLVYEFIPNNTLFHHIHNEEGGTSWLSWENRLRVAAEAASALAYLHSHATTPVIHRDVKSSNILLDDEFRAKLSDFGISKLFSKKEENVNTVVQGTLGYLDPEYQDTDNLNEKSDVYSFGVVLAELITGKKPLLVXRVYQERYLSKYFVKCMGEGNLLQMVEPRLLNEGGIDLQHLNAAAQLANRCLEISGVNRPTMRSVELELEALRRPTTTHPIVPPEQVAHEEISGSVNPEIQPAD, encoded by the exons atgcttcttcttttcatccacgTTCTATTGGCGTTGTTGTCTGAGAATAATTTTGTAGGTGCCTCTCTTAGAGGTATTGCAAAGCCAAACTGCCCAACAGATTGCGGGAATTTAACAGTTCCCTACCCATTTGGAATGGGTAAAGGGTGTGCCTTAGACGAGTCATTTGAGCTCATCTGCAACTCCACTTTTAACCCCCCAAAGCTTTTTATCAGGTCTGGAAACATTCAGATATACAATATCTCGGATTCCGAGATCAGCATTTTCAATTCTGTTGCTTACTCTTGCTACAACGAATCTGGGAGTTCTGATATTGTTAATTCGACTACATCATTTGAGGAGACAAGCCCGTTTACGTTTTCGTCAATTAACAAATTTACTGTCATTGGATGCGATAATTATGCTTGGATCAGAGGACTGCATCTGCATGGATCCGACTACATGACTGGCTGTATGGGCATATGTACCAACGTAAGTAATGTGCTCAAGAATGGTAAGTGCTCTGGGGTTGGCTGTTGTCAGACACCAATACAAAAAGGTCTCAAGGGTGTCAATATAACAATTGGCTCCTTTGATAACCATATGAATGTATGGCCCTTCAATCCTTGCGGTTTTGCATTTCTCGCTGATGAAAACCACTTTCGCTTTGGTGGTGCACGTGATTTGTCTGGTGCTTCAAAGCTTTATTTAGATTCACATGTCCACATCCTGGTGGATTGGGTAATTGGACGAGGCAAGCGGAATTGCTCACAGGCTACAGAATGCAAGGCAAATAGCTTCTGCACGGACGATGAAGAACTTGGTGGATATCGCTGCAGCTGCAACAAAGGTTACCAGGGCAATCCTTATCTTCTTAATGGCTGCCAAG ACATCAACGAGTGCGAGGATAATAGCACCTATCCTTGTTATGGAAGATGCTCTAATAGTCCCGGGAATTACAGTTGTACATGTTTGCAAGGATACGAAGGTGAAGCAAAAGAAAAATACGGCTGCCGACCGGTtgctaaaaaatcaaaatttccagtGGTGGTGTTCTCTATAGGTATACTTCACACAA TTTTGGTTGGGGTTATGTTGACATTAGCTGGGATCACTGTGATATTCTTTAGCATCAAGAAGAGGAAACTTATGAAGCTACGAGAGAAGTATTTTGAGCAAAACGGTGGTGTGTTGCTCAAACAAAAACTGAATTCGCAAGAGGCTGCTTACACCGTGACTGTATATAGCATGGAACAGCTTCGAAAAGCCACAGATAACTATTCAAATGAGCGGATTGTAGGGAGGGGAGGTTTTGGCATTGTTTATAAAGGAATTATGCCGGATAAACGCGTTGTTGCAGTTAAGAAGTCCCTTTCAGTGGGTGAGACCGAAAAGGAACAGTTCATAAACGAGATATTGGTAATAACACAAATCATACATGGAAATGTCGTCAAACTATTGGGTTGTTGTTTTGAAGAGGAAGTACCGGTATTAGTGTATGAGTTCATTCCCAATAACACACTTTTCCATCACATTCATAATGAAGAGGGTGGAACGAGTTGGTTATCATGGGAGAATCGGTTGAGGGTCGCTGCAGAAGCTGCATCTGCACTTGCGTACCTTCATTCTCATGCCACCACCCCCGTCATACACAGAGATGTCAAGTCCTCAAATATATTATTAGACGATGAGTTCAGAGCGAAATTGTCGGACTTTGGTATTTCCAAGTTGTTTTCTAAAAAAGAAGAAAACGTCAACACTGTTGTCCAGGGCACACTTGGGTACTTGGATCCTGAGTACCAAGACACAGACAATTTAAACGAAAAGAGTGACGTATACAGCTTTGGGGTGGTTCTTGCAGAGCTCATCACCGGTAAAAAACCCCTTCTTGT GAGAGTCTACCAAGAGAGGTACTTGTCAAAGTATTTTGTCAAGTGCATGGGTGAAGGAAACCTCCTACAAATGGTGGAACCACGCTTACTTAATGAAGGGGGTATTGACCTTCAACATTTAAATGCTGCAGCACAGCTTGCCAACAGGTGCTTGGAAATATCTGGTGTTAACAGGCCGACAATGAGGTCTGTTGAACTTGAGCTTGAAGCTTTAAGGAGGCCCACTACGACACATCCCATTGTTCCACCTGAACAGGTCGCCCATGAAGAAATTTCTGGATCCGTGAATCCAGAAATTCAGCCAGCAGACTGA